The following proteins are co-located in the Phycisphaerae bacterium genome:
- a CDS encoding ABC transporter permease, translated as MRTAFSRAFSDYGMVLVLLLLCGYYSWVTLDEQHPVGEAGARALTQQILQRFQKPASVLIVGRDIPEDVLFTHALEASLGNAGFSVEATVRGQPVDARRELERISRQGVRLDIIAGNHVTANWAVFGDLRTAFPILAGAEVIMPQSYRWPNFLKADNLLNVADQIAVIAILAVGMTLVIITGGIDLSVGSLIALSAVVTALLIRDLAGAEQASVAGMILGSAGGILVCGLMGLFSGLMVTVFAVPPFIATLGMMLVASGLAYLLPQGQAVYQIPASFVWLGRGASVLGIPNAVFLALVLYVLAHLLMSRTTLGRRIYAIGGNRDAARFSGVPVKRVLLIVYAVCGAMAGLGGVVTASQLRCGSPTYGRLYELYVITAVVVGGTSLSGGEGRILGTLVGALIIAVIQNGMNLTGVESYTQNVVLGLVILGAVLFDNLKRRGFPLLRRK; from the coding sequence ATGCGAACAGCGTTCTCGAGAGCCTTCTCCGATTACGGGATGGTCCTGGTACTCCTGTTGTTGTGCGGCTACTACAGCTGGGTCACGCTCGACGAGCAGCATCCCGTCGGCGAGGCAGGGGCCCGGGCCCTCACCCAGCAGATCCTCCAACGTTTCCAGAAGCCGGCCTCGGTACTGATCGTTGGCCGGGATATTCCCGAAGACGTCCTCTTCACCCATGCGCTCGAGGCGAGCCTTGGTAACGCGGGCTTCTCCGTAGAAGCCACGGTTCGCGGCCAGCCCGTGGACGCTCGGCGCGAACTCGAGCGGATCTCCAGGCAGGGCGTGAGGCTGGACATCATCGCCGGCAACCACGTCACGGCGAACTGGGCGGTCTTCGGCGACTTGAGGACCGCCTTTCCCATCCTCGCGGGCGCCGAGGTGATCATGCCCCAGAGCTACCGATGGCCCAATTTCCTCAAGGCGGACAACCTCCTCAACGTGGCCGACCAGATCGCAGTGATCGCCATCCTGGCCGTCGGCATGACCCTGGTCATCATCACCGGGGGCATTGATCTTTCCGTCGGCAGCCTGATCGCCCTCTCTGCAGTCGTGACTGCCCTGCTGATCCGCGACTTGGCCGGTGCCGAGCAAGCTTCGGTCGCGGGCATGATTCTCGGCTCGGCCGGCGGCATCCTGGTGTGCGGGCTGATGGGCCTGTTCTCCGGGCTCATGGTCACGGTCTTCGCCGTTCCTCCGTTCATTGCCACGCTGGGCATGATGCTCGTCGCCAGCGGCCTCGCGTACCTGCTCCCGCAGGGCCAGGCCGTTTATCAGATTCCGGCATCCTTCGTCTGGCTGGGGCGCGGGGCCAGTGTCCTCGGAATCCCCAACGCTGTCTTCCTCGCCCTCGTCCTTTACGTTCTGGCTCATTTGCTCATGAGCCGCACGACGCTGGGCCGGCGCATCTACGCCATCGGCGGCAACCGTGACGCGGCCAGGTTCTCCGGCGTGCCCGTGAAGCGTGTCCTGCTCATTGTCTACGCCGTCTGCGGAGCGATGGCCGGCCTGGGCGGCGTGGTCACGGCCTCCCAGCTCAGGTGCGGATCGCCTACCTACGGACGGCTCTACGAACTCTACGTCATCACCGCCGTCGTGGTCGGCGGAACCAGCCTCTCCGGCGGCGAAGGCCGCATCCTCGGCACCTTGGTCGGAGCCCTGATCATTGCGGTCATTCAGAACGGAATGAACCTCACCGGCGTGGAGAGCTATACCCAGAATGTCGTTCTCGGCCTGGTCATCCTCGGCGCGGTGCTGTTCGACAACCTGAAGCGCCGGGGTTTCCCCCTCTTGCGCCGCAAGTGA
- a CDS encoding ABC transporter permease, with amino-acid sequence MILLSALDTQGQPLDPTKWRLGIPQFLVIERDNAWVFNDTNQINILKQAAINLTLGVGMTFVILTGGIDLSVGSAVALCNVVFVAVVQSCRPSGPPTWGMVAIGLAASLAVGLACGAGNGWLSVRLRIPSFIVTLATLLVIRGLAYWVSGGETELLACTPTMASVIPILVAIVAVAAGGLFLATTVAGRRVYAVGGNLLACEYSGVRTGRVRIMCFAFSGLCAGLAGMIYWSRVATGSYTAGEGFELYAIAAVVLGGTRLAGGEGSVVGTLIGALIMAVLANGLNTANVHESTQKIIVGCVLVVAAYIDSRRSQGTTAVAM; translated from the coding sequence ATGATCCTGCTGTCCGCCCTGGACACGCAGGGCCAGCCGCTGGACCCCACGAAGTGGCGGCTGGGCATACCCCAGTTCCTCGTGATCGAGCGTGACAACGCCTGGGTCTTCAATGACACCAACCAGATCAATATCCTCAAGCAGGCAGCCATCAACCTGACCCTCGGGGTGGGTATGACCTTCGTCATTCTGACTGGCGGGATCGACCTCTCCGTCGGCTCGGCGGTGGCCCTGTGCAACGTCGTCTTCGTGGCCGTGGTTCAATCATGCAGGCCTTCCGGGCCACCGACCTGGGGCATGGTGGCGATCGGACTGGCTGCTTCACTGGCGGTGGGACTGGCTTGCGGGGCGGGCAACGGGTGGCTTTCCGTGAGATTGCGAATTCCCTCCTTCATCGTGACCCTGGCCACGCTGCTGGTCATTCGCGGTCTGGCCTACTGGGTCAGCGGGGGAGAAACCGAGCTCCTGGCTTGCACACCGACCATGGCTTCGGTGATTCCGATCCTGGTGGCGATTGTGGCCGTCGCGGCCGGGGGCCTGTTCCTGGCGACCACCGTCGCCGGCCGGAGGGTGTACGCCGTAGGCGGCAACCTGCTGGCTTGCGAATACTCAGGCGTGCGGACCGGCCGGGTGCGGATCATGTGCTTTGCCTTCAGCGGACTCTGCGCCGGGCTGGCGGGCATGATCTACTGGTCGCGGGTGGCGACCGGCAGCTACACGGCAGGGGAGGGCTTTGAGCTGTACGCTATCGCCGCCGTCGTACTCGGCGGTACGCGGCTCGCCGGCGGAGAGGGATCGGTGGTCGGAACGCTCATCGGGGCGCTGATCATGGCCGTCCTGGCCAACGGGCTGAACACCGCGAACGTGCACGAGTCGACGCAGAAGATCATCGTCGGTTGCGTTCTGGTCGTGGCGGCGTACATTGACAGCCGGCGTAGCCAGGGAACGACTGCAGTGGCGATGTAA
- a CDS encoding MarR family transcriptional regulator: protein MPTSHNIAMALRAAYWAMHRQADTVLSPHQVTANQFVLLALLAEQDGITQQELVRRASSDANTIRAMLVLLENQGLVSRRSHPTDGRARNVALTPKGRRRYTHLWHKSQDFRRRLIHLFTPGETDLLVEYLQRIAEGTHPMVGTRPRNKRTITTAGRGRGLIVRKTSLRRTEP from the coding sequence ATGCCCACCAGCCACAACATCGCGATGGCCTTACGGGCCGCATACTGGGCCATGCACCGGCAGGCGGACACCGTGTTGAGCCCGCACCAAGTGACCGCTAACCAGTTCGTGCTGCTCGCCCTTCTCGCGGAGCAGGACGGCATCACCCAGCAGGAACTCGTCCGCCGGGCCTCGTCCGACGCCAACACCATCCGAGCCATGCTCGTCCTGCTTGAGAACCAGGGTCTGGTCTCGCGGCGGTCGCATCCGACCGATGGCCGGGCCCGCAACGTCGCCCTGACCCCGAAGGGGCGGCGCCGGTACACCCATCTCTGGCACAAGAGCCAAGACTTCCGCCGGCGGCTCATCCATCTCTTCACCCCCGGCGAAACAGATCTCCTGGTCGAGTACCTGCAGCGGATTGCCGAGGGAACGCATCCGATGGTCGGCACCCGTCCGCGCAACAAGCGAACCATCACGACCGCCGGCCGCGGTCGCGGTCTAATCGTCCGGAAAACGTCTTTGAGGAGGACTGAACCATGA
- a CDS encoding substrate-binding domain-containing protein, translating to MMRKAIIVTSFWAVTSLFLVGCKQEGQSSSTTKPSGSVLRVTLLMKARTNPFFEKMAAGAEQAAKEHGVQLDVMAVDKETDTAGQAAHVETAIGKGSKVILVAPADSKAIIAPLLNAQAHGIKIINLDNRIDAAAAKDAGLKIETFIGPDNAEGARKSTEALIAKIGGEGKLAMLEGIRGVDNAENRKRGFEQAVKATDGKVTIAAMDTAEWATEPALKKMESILNTNPGLKGVFCANDMMALGAIQAIASAGKTGQVYVAGYDNLAAAREAIRAGTLHATIEQHPDKMGKLGVEAAVAVAKGATLPPETPVPTDLVTAKDVQGQ from the coding sequence ATGATGCGCAAGGCCATCATCGTGACGTCGTTCTGGGCAGTGACTTCCCTGTTCCTGGTCGGCTGCAAGCAGGAAGGGCAGTCATCGAGCACCACCAAGCCGTCGGGATCGGTCCTGCGGGTGACACTGCTGATGAAGGCCCGCACCAACCCGTTCTTCGAGAAGATGGCCGCCGGCGCGGAGCAGGCGGCCAAGGAACACGGCGTCCAGCTCGACGTCATGGCTGTGGACAAGGAAACCGACACCGCCGGGCAGGCCGCTCATGTCGAGACCGCGATCGGCAAGGGCTCGAAGGTGATCCTGGTCGCACCGGCCGACTCCAAGGCGATCATCGCCCCACTGCTGAACGCCCAGGCTCACGGCATCAAGATCATCAATCTCGACAACCGGATTGACGCGGCTGCGGCCAAGGACGCGGGCCTGAAGATCGAGACCTTCATCGGGCCGGACAACGCCGAGGGGGCCCGCAAGAGCACCGAAGCCCTGATCGCCAAGATCGGCGGCGAGGGCAAGCTGGCGATGCTCGAGGGCATTCGCGGCGTAGACAATGCCGAGAACCGCAAACGCGGCTTCGAGCAGGCGGTCAAGGCGACCGATGGCAAGGTCACGATCGCGGCCATGGACACCGCCGAGTGGGCAACCGAGCCGGCCCTGAAGAAGATGGAGAGCATCCTCAATACGAACCCGGGGCTCAAGGGCGTGTTTTGCGCCAACGACATGATGGCCCTGGGCGCGATCCAGGCCATCGCCTCGGCCGGCAAGACGGGCCAAGTCTACGTGGCCGGCTACGACAACCTCGCCGCCGCCCGTGAAGCGATCCGAGCGGGCACACTCCACGCCACCATCGAGCAGCATCCCGACAAGATGGGCAAGCTGGGCGTCGAAGCAGCCGTGGCCGTCGCCAAGGGTGCCACCCTGCCACCGGAGACACCGGTGCCCACCGATCTGGTGACTGCCAAGGATGTGCAGGGTCAGTGA
- a CDS encoding substrate-binding domain-containing protein, which produces MTTRKSLVLGMALLPYVLTACKQSGDQGSAQPETATSKPVTASRGTIGLSVLTLTNPFFKELADSFSGEAAGHGYEAIVVSGELDAARQGNQVKDFIVRKVAAIVLTPCDSKSIGPIIQEANQEGIPVFTADIACLDPAAKVVTHVATDNHGGGIEAAVAMIEAIGGKGKVAIVHHPEVESAMMRVQGFEERIAQENEKAGGGIQIVARLPGYGARERSFRVAQDLLQAHPDLAGIFAVNDPSALGVRAALENAGKADQIKIIGFDGQPEGKKAIREGKIYADPIQFPDRIGREVAQTIVKHFAGETVPPEILIPTALYRQRDAQADPAIR; this is translated from the coding sequence ATGACCACGCGAAAGAGCCTGGTTCTGGGAATGGCCCTGCTTCCATACGTTCTAACGGCGTGCAAGCAGAGCGGCGATCAGGGTTCGGCACAGCCGGAAACAGCCACCAGCAAGCCCGTCACGGCATCCAGGGGGACCATCGGCCTGTCGGTGCTCACCCTGACCAACCCGTTCTTCAAGGAGCTCGCCGACAGCTTCAGCGGCGAGGCTGCCGGCCACGGCTACGAGGCCATCGTTGTGAGCGGTGAACTCGATGCGGCCCGGCAAGGCAACCAGGTCAAGGATTTCATCGTGCGGAAGGTCGCCGCCATCGTCCTGACCCCATGCGATTCCAAGTCCATTGGGCCGATCATCCAGGAAGCCAACCAGGAGGGCATCCCGGTCTTCACCGCTGACATCGCCTGCCTCGACCCGGCGGCCAAGGTGGTCACCCACGTGGCCACCGACAATCACGGCGGCGGAATTGAAGCGGCCGTGGCCATGATCGAAGCCATCGGCGGCAAGGGCAAGGTGGCCATCGTGCATCATCCCGAAGTTGAGTCCGCCATGATGCGGGTCCAGGGCTTCGAGGAGAGAATTGCCCAGGAAAACGAGAAGGCCGGCGGCGGCATTCAGATCGTGGCCAGGCTGCCTGGCTACGGAGCCCGGGAACGGAGCTTCAGGGTCGCCCAAGACCTGCTGCAGGCCCACCCGGATCTGGCTGGCATCTTCGCGGTTAACGACCCCTCGGCACTGGGGGTGCGGGCGGCGCTCGAGAACGCCGGCAAGGCCGATCAGATCAAGATCATCGGCTTCGACGGCCAACCCGAAGGCAAGAAGGCGATCCGGGAAGGCAAGATCTACGCCGACCCGATCCAGTTTCCTGACCGGATTGGACGGGAGGTCGCTCAGACCATCGTGAAACACTTCGCCGGCGAGACCGTTCCACCCGAAATCCTGATCCCGACGGCCCTCTACCGCCAGAGAGATGCCCAGGCGGATCCGGCCATCCGGTAG